The proteins below come from a single Corynebacterium glyciniphilum AJ 3170 genomic window:
- a CDS encoding helix-hairpin-helix domain-containing protein, with the protein MGGDAEHRAPAQRRGSGTRRAVADRVEALTQPLPGHELADVRFERRTAIGPRSARIMTATVAALVVVVGGVMLFNDTGGDSGGGDQGEVASGLSPVVSGKPGVELAGDAGTDDRGRSESDQAGGEDDTAGVGPVVVSVQGMVQNPGLVTVDAGTRAGEVIDRSGGVRGDGRVEGINLAEPVVDGMQIVVDPEGSRVLYPGQAQENGAPASAGPASSQPGQGAEDGADSGASASGMVNINSADAVALTSLSGVGPATAEAIIAWRENHGGFAAVEQLMEVKGIGPAKFEALRDSVTV; encoded by the coding sequence ATGGGCGGAGACGCAGAACACAGGGCACCGGCACAGCGCCGGGGCAGCGGCACACGGCGGGCGGTGGCTGACAGGGTGGAGGCCCTGACCCAGCCGCTGCCCGGCCATGAGTTGGCGGATGTCCGGTTCGAGCGTCGGACCGCGATCGGTCCCCGGTCCGCCCGGATCATGACGGCAACAGTCGCGGCCCTGGTGGTCGTGGTGGGAGGGGTGATGCTATTCAACGACACAGGTGGTGACAGCGGCGGCGGTGACCAGGGGGAGGTCGCGTCCGGACTGTCACCAGTGGTGTCCGGGAAACCCGGGGTAGAACTGGCGGGGGACGCCGGGACGGATGACCGCGGGCGTAGTGAGTCTGACCAGGCAGGCGGGGAAGATGACACCGCAGGTGTGGGGCCTGTGGTGGTGTCGGTGCAGGGGATGGTGCAGAACCCCGGCCTGGTCACCGTCGATGCGGGGACGCGGGCAGGCGAGGTGATCGACCGGTCGGGAGGGGTCCGGGGGGACGGTCGTGTGGAGGGGATCAACCTCGCCGAGCCGGTCGTGGACGGCATGCAGATCGTGGTTGATCCGGAGGGGTCGCGGGTGCTCTACCCGGGGCAGGCTCAGGAGAACGGGGCTCCTGCGTCAGCGGGCCCGGCTTCATCGCAACCGGGACAAGGAGCGGAGGACGGGGCCGACTCCGGTGCGTCGGCGTCCGGCATGGTGAACATCAACTCCGCCGATGCCGTGGCGTTGACGTCCTTGTCCGGGGTTGGCCCGGCCACGGCGGAGGCGATCATTGCCTGGAGGGAGAACCATGGTGGGTTCGCTGCAGTGGAGCAGCTCATGGAGGTCAAGGGGATCGGTCCGGCGAAGTTCGAGGCATTGCGTGACAGCGTCACCGTCTGA